A DNA window from Desulfatibacillum aliphaticivorans DSM 15576 contains the following coding sequences:
- a CDS encoding REP-associated tyrosine transposase, with the protein MRYRRVKMGGGTYFFTVVTYQRAPFFCAPENCRLLREAFRQVMEKHPFSIDAFVLLPDHLHCIWTLPSGDRNYSMRWRMIKSQFTRECNRDALPQPSAARARKQEQTVWQRRFWEHTIRDAHDYRKHVEYIHFNPVKHGHAERPAEWAYSSFHRFVRQGIYPVSWGRHPKDYAFNDEILE; encoded by the coding sequence ATGCGCTATCGACGCGTGAAAATGGGGGGTGGAACCTATTTTTTTACGGTGGTCACATACCAGCGCGCCCCTTTTTTCTGTGCTCCTGAAAACTGCCGGCTATTACGTGAGGCCTTCCGGCAGGTGATGGAAAAACATCCTTTTTCCATTGATGCGTTTGTTTTGCTCCCGGACCATCTGCACTGTATATGGACTCTTCCGAGCGGAGACCGGAATTATTCCATGCGCTGGAGGATGATCAAATCCCAATTTACACGGGAATGTAACCGGGATGCCTTGCCTCAACCCAGCGCCGCCAGGGCTCGCAAACAGGAGCAAACCGTCTGGCAGCGTAGATTTTGGGAGCACACCATACGGGACGCCCATGATTATAGGAAGCACGTTGAATACATTCATTTCAATCCGGTAAAGCACGGGCATGCGGAGCGCCCGGCTGAATGGGCGTACTCAAGTTTTCACCGTTTTGTGCGTCAAGGGATATACCCAGTGTCTTGGGGAAGACATCCGAAAGACTATGCCTTTAATGACGAAATCCTTGAGTGA